In a genomic window of candidate division WOR-3 bacterium:
- a CDS encoding carboxypeptidase-like regulatory domain-containing protein codes for MRFFLVISVVFSFVILFSCKKKVINGLITRGSIEGYIATKNGLFPLGGVLVYIKENSDKKTYSNSEGYFKIDGIPAGQKTVVITIGSVKIEKQVNIEDGKNVAISTRQNPLKLGSHLKIAVVRGSYDRIEEILDTIGFRNVTVPDTGAYVLFNNISQFLNSPYLNDFNVVFINCGAEDEDDFYTNAGMRDNMKSWISNGHSLYCSDFAYTVVEACFPQYIDFYRNDSIAGSARQGFSTVTTSFINDEEIRIHLGKDKANINFSLGWAVISAINQSLGSETWITADSVRTWNEKLYNVPIMVYFSYNQGKVLYTSFHNEAQVTDDMVKILIRIIYEF; via the coding sequence ATGAGGTTCTTTTTAGTAATATCTGTAGTATTTTCTTTTGTCATTCTTTTTAGCTGTAAAAAGAAGGTAATAAACGGACTTATTACAAGAGGTTCTATTGAAGGTTATATTGCTACAAAAAATGGTCTTTTTCCCCTTGGCGGGGTTCTTGTTTATATAAAGGAAAACTCAGATAAAAAAACCTATTCAAATTCTGAGGGATATTTCAAAATAGATGGTATACCAGCTGGTCAAAAAACAGTTGTTATAACAATAGGTTCAGTGAAAATAGAGAAACAAGTTAATATAGAGGATGGCAAAAATGTAGCAATAAGCACGAGACAGAATCCATTGAAACTTGGTTCTCACTTAAAAATAGCTGTTGTTAGAGGTTCCTATGATAGAATTGAAGAGATACTTGATACTATAGGTTTCAGAAATGTAACAGTTCCTGATACAGGTGCTTATGTTCTTTTTAATAATATTTCACAATTTCTTAATTCTCCATATTTGAATGATTTTAATGTGGTTTTTATAAACTGTGGAGCAGAGGATGAAGATGATTTTTATACTAACGCAGGAATGAGAGACAATATGAAATCATGGATTTCAAATGGACATTCACTTTATTGTTCAGATTTTGCTTACACTGTTGTTGAAGCTTGTTTTCCTCAGTATATAGATTTTTATAGAAATGATTCTATTGCCGGTTCTGCAAGACAAGGTTTTTCTACGGTAACCACTTCATTTATAAATGATGAGGAAATTAGAATTCATTTAGGTAAGGATAAAGCAAATATAAATTTTTCATTAGGTTGGGCTGTTATTAGTGCTATTAATCAAAGTTTAGGTTCCGAGACATGGATAACAGCTGATTCTGTTAGAACCTGGAATGAAAAGCTTTACAATGTTCCAATAATGGTTTATTTTTCTTATAACCAGGGTAAAGTTTTATACACTTCTTTCCATAATGAAGCTCAGGTAACAGATGATATGGTTAAAATACTTATAAGAATAATATACGAATTTTAA
- a CDS encoding nicotinate phosphoribosyltransferase, whose protein sequence is MEKFPFLIANENYIKEGKTTDIYFLRTKNILQKRNIKKKVFAEFTASSPPYPLFAFAGIREVVKLLEGKNINLWGIKEGEIIPSSDINGVLIPVMAIEGEYTEFCEYETPLLGFICHASGIMTKAIRIRKAAGDKILLSFGIRRMHPALAPFIDFYAFMGGCDGVSSIAGAEAIGENPRGTMPHSLIILMGEEEAWKAFDEEMPQNVPRIALIDTYGDEKVQAIKAAETIKDLSGVRLDTPASRRGNLIKIIKEIKWELKIREKENIKIFISGGLDEFEVKKLSEAGADGFGVGTSLSNAKVIDYAMDIVEVENKPCAKKGKFGGKKKPFICRNDKEIIVDLFNKDELICPKCKRKMEPLFIQYIKEGKIVYEFENVKEVRKKIIENLQNFSFEELGF, encoded by the coding sequence ATGGAAAAATTTCCCTTTTTAATAGCAAATGAGAATTATATAAAAGAAGGTAAAACGACTGATATTTATTTTTTAAGAACAAAAAATATACTTCAAAAAAGAAATATAAAAAAGAAAGTTTTTGCTGAATTTACTGCTTCATCCCCTCCTTATCCTTTATTTGCCTTTGCAGGAATAAGAGAAGTTGTTAAATTACTTGAAGGTAAAAATATAAACCTCTGGGGAATAAAAGAAGGGGAAATTATACCCTCTTCTGATATAAACGGAGTTTTAATTCCTGTAATGGCTATTGAAGGTGAATACACAGAATTCTGTGAATATGAAACTCCTCTCCTTGGATTTATATGTCATGCTTCGGGTATAATGACAAAAGCAATAAGAATAAGAAAAGCAGCAGGTGATAAAATTTTACTTTCCTTTGGAATAAGAAGAATGCATCCTGCCCTTGCTCCTTTTATTGATTTTTATGCATTTATGGGAGGTTGTGATGGTGTATCTTCCATTGCAGGTGCAGAAGCAATTGGAGAAAATCCAAGAGGAACTATGCCCCACTCTCTCATAATATTAATGGGGGAAGAAGAAGCCTGGAAAGCTTTCGATGAGGAAATGCCACAAAATGTACCAAGAATTGCCTTAATTGATACTTACGGAGATGAAAAGGTCCAAGCCATAAAAGCAGCAGAGACTATAAAGGATCTCTCGGGTGTGAGGCTTGATACCCCGGCTTCAAGAAGGGGTAATTTGATAAAAATAATAAAGGAAATTAAATGGGAACTCAAAATAAGGGAAAAAGAAAATATTAAAATATTTATTTCTGGTGGTCTTGATGAATTTGAAGTTAAAAAACTTTCTGAAGCAGGAGCAGATGGATTTGGAGTAGGAACATCTCTATCAAATGCAAAAGTTATTGATTATGCGATGGATATTGTTGAAGTAGAAAATAAACCCTGCGCAAAAAAAGGAAAATTTGGTGGAAAGAAAAAACCTTTTATTTGCAGAAATGATAAAGAAATAATTGTGGATCTCTTTAATAAAGATGAGTTAATTTGTCCCAAATGTAAAAGGAAGATGGAACCTCTTTTCATCCAGTATATTAAAGAAGGTAAAATTGTTTATGAATTTGAAAATGTGAAGGAGGTAAGAAAAAAGATAATTGAAAATTTACAAAATTTCTCTTTTGAAGAGCTCGGTTTTTAA